The genomic stretch GACCAATGATACCACCGCCTAGAACTAGCAGCTTTTCAGGCACGTCTTTTAGCTCAAGTGCACCCGTTGAGTCAATGATACGCTCGTCTTCAGGAATGAAAGGTAGATTTACTGGCTGTGAGCCCGCCGCGATAATCGCGTTCTCGAAGGTCACTGTTTTTTCGCCGTCTTTGGTTTCAACCGCAATGGTGTTTGAACCTGAGAATTTACCGTAACCAGTCACTACGTTTACTTTACGCATCTTAGCCATGCCGCTAAGACCACCAGTAAGTTGACCGATAACAGACTCTTTCCATTCACGGATTTTATCTAAATCAATTTCAGGAGCACCGAAAGAAACACCGTGTGAAGACATTTCAGCAGCATCATCAATTACTTTTGCAACGTGAAGCAATGCTTTTGAAGGAATACAACCTACGTTCAAGCACACCCCACCAAGAGTGTCACGTGAATCGATTAGTGTTACGTCTAAACCTAAGTCCGCCGCACGGAATGCAGCAGAGTAACCACCAGGACCACCGCCTAGCACAACAACTTGAGATTTAATTTCGTTGCTCATGTTATTACCTTAACTGTTATTTGAACGGGTTTACTCATCAAGAGTGTCCGACCCAAAGTGCCTGCCTAACACCCGACAGTGGGCACTGGGCAGAGAGTTTTTGTTGCGGGAAAGTGTATCATTGACACCGCCCATTGTCCCGCCTAAATATCAGGCAAGACCATAATATCAATAAAATAAAACCGCACAGTGAAGCACTGCGCGGTTTCTTTATTACATCACTAGCTGGCGAATATCGCTCAGGTAGTTAGCCAGTGTCACAGTAAAGCGAGCTGCTAGCGCACCGTCAATAACACGATGGTCGTATGAACAGCTTAGCGGCACCATCAGGCGCGGCTCAAACTCTTTACCATTCCACTTCGGTTTAAAGTCTGACTTAGACACACCTAAGATAGCCACTTCAGGGGCATTCACAATCGGTGTAAATGACGTACCACCAATGCCACCTAGGCTTGAGATAGTGAAACAGCCACCTTGCATATCCGATGAAGTCAGCTTGCCATCACGAGCTTTCTTAGAGATTTCCATCAACTCACGCGACAGCTCAATGATGCCTTTCTTATTAACATCACGAACCACTGGTACCACTAGGCCATTTGGCGTATCTACTGCGATACCAATGTGCACGTACTTCTTCAAGATCAAGCTTTCGCCGTCTTCAGACAGTGATGAGTTAAAGGTTGGGAAGTCTTCCAGTGCTTTAGCAGCGGCTTTCATTACGAATACTAATGGCGTGATCTTAACGTCCATTTTCTTCTTCTCAGCCAGCGCATTTTGCTCTTTACGGAACTTCTCAAGCTCAGTGATATCGGCTTCATCAAACTGCGTTACATGTGGAATTTGTACCCAGTTACGGTGAAGGTTAGCACCAGAAAGCTTGTTGATACGTGAAAGCTTCTTCTCTTCCACTTCACCAAACTTACTGAAGTCTACTTTTGGCCAAGGAATAAGACCTAACTCACCACCACCAGCGTTTCCACCTTTGCTAGCTTGACCAGACTCAACTTGCTTAACCACTTCTTTAACGTAGTTTTGCACGTCTTCTTTCAGTACGCGGTTCTTGCGACCTGTGCCTTTAACGCGAGCCAAGTTAACGCCAAATTCGCGCGCTAAACGACGCACAACCGGTGAAGCATGGGCGTAGTCGTCATTAGCCACAAAGTCATCTTTTTGTGCTGATGCTTTGGCGGCCTCTGGTTTTTGCGCTTGGGCTTTCTCAGCAGGTTTCTCTGCAGGCTTGTCAGCTGGCTTTTCTGACTGCTTTTCTGCCGGAGCCGAACCTTCCACCTCAAAGACAAAAATCA from Pseudoalteromonas sp. UG3-2 encodes the following:
- the aceF gene encoding pyruvate dehydrogenase complex dihydrolipoyllysine-residue acetyltransferase → MAIEIHVPDIGADEVEVTEILVSVGDSVEEEQSLITVEGDKASMEVPASVAGTVKEIKVAEGDTVSTGSLIMIFDAADGEKEESKESEASQQQESAPAEASSGKTERKEVHVPDIGGDDVEVTEILVSEGDSVEEEQSLITVEGDKASMEVPAPFAGTVAEIKVNTGDTVSTGSLIFIFETAGSGDAAASESASSNDSEAAQSEPVGSSEKEVHVPDIGGDEVEVTEILVAAGDAVEEEQSLLTVEGDKASMEVPAPFAGKVKEVKVNTGDKVSTGSLIFVFEVEGSAPAEKQSEKPADKPAEKPAEKAQAQKPEAAKASAQKDDFVANDDYAHASPVVRRLAREFGVNLARVKGTGRKNRVLKEDVQNYVKEVVKQVESGQASKGGNAGGGELGLIPWPKVDFSKFGEVEEKKLSRINKLSGANLHRNWVQIPHVTQFDEADITELEKFRKEQNALAEKKKMDVKITPLVFVMKAAAKALEDFPTFNSSLSEDGESLILKKYVHIGIAVDTPNGLVVPVVRDVNKKGIIELSRELMEISKKARDGKLTSSDMQGGCFTISSLGGIGGTSFTPIVNAPEVAILGVSKSDFKPKWNGKEFEPRLMVPLSCSYDHRVIDGALAARFTVTLANYLSDIRQLVM